Proteins found in one Bacillus subtilis subsp. subtilis str. 168 genomic segment:
- the spoVAEA gene encoding stage V sporulation germinant protein (Evidence 1a: Function from experimental evidences in the studied strain; PubMedId: 16077113, 17573930, 24682327, 26604257; Product type cp: cell process), which produces MTTKRKVILVTDGDVYAAKTIEYAASKVGGRCISQSKGNPSTRSGAELVKLIASAPYDPVFVMFDDSGLQGEGPGEAALTYVATHPSIEVLGVIAVASKTHQAEWTRVDVSIDRNGEITEYGVDKVGEREFDDHRMSGDTVYCLDKLDLPLIVGIGDIGKMGRKDDISKGSPITMKAVEFILERSGYHAGPQGRENSGLSESS; this is translated from the coding sequence ATGACGACAAAACGCAAGGTCATACTGGTAACAGACGGGGATGTTTATGCCGCTAAAACAATTGAATACGCCGCAAGCAAAGTGGGAGGCCGATGTATTTCACAATCAAAAGGGAATCCTTCCACCCGCAGCGGCGCCGAGCTTGTCAAGCTGATCGCCTCAGCACCGTATGATCCTGTATTTGTCATGTTTGACGACTCCGGCCTTCAAGGAGAGGGCCCGGGAGAAGCCGCTCTAACCTATGTCGCAACCCATCCGTCTATTGAAGTGCTCGGTGTGATTGCGGTCGCGTCAAAAACACATCAGGCTGAATGGACCAGGGTCGATGTAAGCATTGACCGCAATGGAGAAATAACTGAATACGGCGTCGATAAAGTCGGGGAAAGGGAATTTGATGACCACAGAATGAGTGGAGATACAGTCTATTGCCTTGATAAACTTGATCTCCCGCTTATTGTCGGTATCGGGGATATCGGCAAAATGGGCAGAAAAGACGATATCTCAAAAGGGTCGCCAATCACCATGAAAGCGGTCGAGTTTATTTTAGAAAGGAGCGGGTATCATGCCGGACCACAAGGAAGAGAAAATTCGGGTTTATCGGAATCCAGCTAA
- the ypzD gene encoding putative germination protein (Evidence 3: Putative function from multiple computational evidences; Product type cp: cell process), with the protein MIDYPININNVSGNSVINVGGAFMIRPLTLSKSVFGSGGLNTGIVFENNFVSKAKMINHQFTDQNVTKTF; encoded by the coding sequence ATGATTGATTATCCTATTAATATAAACAACGTTTCCGGGAACAGTGTAATTAACGTAGGCGGCGCTTTTATGATCAGGCCTTTAACTTTGTCCAAATCTGTGTTTGGCTCCGGAGGTTTAAACACAGGAATTGTCTTTGAAAATAACTTTGTAAGCAAAGCTAAAATGATTAATCATCAATTTACTGATCAAAACGTCACCAAAACTTTTTAA
- the lysA gene encoding meso-2,6-diaminopimelate decarboxylase (Evidence 1a: Function from experimental evidences in the studied strain; PubMedId: 9044297, 14627808; Product type e: enzyme), with the protein MFLHGTSRQNQHGHLEIGGVDALYLAEKYGTPLYVYDVALIRERAKSFKQAFISAGLKAQVAYASKAFSSVAMIQLAEEEGLSLDVVSGGELYTAVAAGFPAERIHFHGNNKSREELRMALEHRIGCIVVDNFYEIALLEDLCKETGHSIDVLLRITPGVEAHTHDYITTGQEDSKFGFDLHNGQTERAIEQVLQSEHIQLLGVHCHIGSQIFDTAGFVLAAEKIFKKLDEWRDSYSFVSKVLNLGGGFGIRYTEDDEPLHATEYVEKIIEAVKENASRYGFDIPEIWIEPGRSLVGDAGTTLYTVGSQKEVPGVRQYVAVDGGMNDNIRPALYQAKYEAAAANRIGEAHDKTVSIAGKCCESGDMLIWDIDLPEVKEGDLLAVFCTGAYGYSMANNYNRIPRPAVVFVENGEAHLVVKRETYEDIVKLDLPFKTGVKQ; encoded by the coding sequence TTGTTCTTACACGGCACAAGCAGACAAAATCAACATGGTCATTTAGAAATCGGAGGTGTGGATGCTCTCTATTTAGCGGAGAAATATGGTACACCTCTTTACGTATATGATGTGGCTTTAATACGTGAGCGTGCTAAAAGCTTTAAGCAGGCGTTTATTTCTGCAGGGCTGAAAGCACAGGTGGCATATGCGAGCAAAGCATTCTCATCAGTCGCAATGATTCAGCTCGCTGAGGAAGAGGGACTTTCTTTAGATGTCGTATCCGGAGGAGAGCTATATACGGCTGTTGCAGCAGGCTTTCCGGCAGAACGCATCCACTTTCATGGAAACAATAAGAGCAGGGAAGAACTGCGGATGGCGCTTGAGCACCGCATCGGCTGCATTGTGGTGGATAATTTCTATGAAATCGCGCTTCTTGAAGACCTATGTAAAGAAACGGGTCACTCCATCGATGTTCTTCTTCGGATCACGCCCGGAGTAGAAGCGCATACGCATGACTACATTACAACGGGCCAGGAAGATTCAAAGTTTGGTTTCGATCTTCATAACGGACAAACTGAACGGGCCATTGAACAAGTATTACAATCGGAACACATTCAGCTGCTGGGTGTCCATTGCCATATCGGCTCGCAAATCTTTGATACGGCCGGTTTTGTGTTAGCAGCGGAAAAAATCTTCAAAAAACTAGACGAATGGAGAGATTCATATTCATTTGTATCCAAGGTGCTGAATCTTGGAGGAGGTTTCGGCATTCGTTATACGGAAGATGATGAACCGCTTCATGCCACTGAATACGTTGAAAAAATTATCGAAGCTGTGAAAGAAAATGCTTCCCGTTACGGTTTTGACATTCCGGAAATTTGGATCGAACCGGGCCGTTCTCTCGTGGGAGACGCAGGCACAACTCTTTATACGGTTGGCTCTCAAAAAGAAGTGCCGGGTGTCCGCCAATATGTGGCTGTAGACGGAGGCATGAACGACAATATTCGTCCTGCGCTTTACCAAGCTAAATATGAAGCTGCGGCAGCCAACAGGATCGGAGAAGCGCATGACAAAACGGTATCAATTGCCGGAAAGTGCTGTGAAAGCGGAGATATGCTGATTTGGGATATTGACCTGCCGGAAGTAAAAGAAGGCGATCTTCTTGCCGTTTTTTGTACAGGCGCTTATGGATACAGCATGGCCAACAATTATAACCGTATTCCGAGACCCGCCGTTGTATTTGTCGAAAACGGTGAGGCTCATTTAGTCGTGAAGCGAGAAACATACGAAGATATTGTAAAACTTGATCTGCCATTTAAAACGGGTGTAAAGCAATAA
- the ribD gene encoding fused diaminohydroxyphosphoribosylaminopyrimidine deaminase; 5-amino-6-(5-phosphoribosylamino) uracil reductase (Evidence 1a: Function from experimental evidences in the studied strain; PubMedId: 9068650, 12456892, 17765262, 18986985, 23385458; Product type e: enzyme), with amino-acid sequence MEEYYMKLALDLAKQGEGQTESNPLVGAVVVKDGQIVGMGAHLKYGEAHAEVHAIHMAGAHAEGADIYVTLEPCSHYGKTPPCAELIINSGIKRVFVAMRDPNPLVAGRGISMMKEAGIEVREGILADQAERLNEKFLHFMRTGLPYVTLKAAASLDGKIATSTGDSKWITSEAARQDAQQYRKTHQSILVGVGTVKADNPSLTCRLPNVTKQPVRVILDTVLSIPEDAKVICDQIAPTWIFTTARADEEKKKRLSAFGVNIFTLETERIQIPDVLKILAEEGIMSVYVEGGSAVHGSFVKEGCFQEIIFYFAPKLIGGTHAPSLISGEGFQSMKDVPLLQFTDITQIGRDIKLTAKPTKE; translated from the coding sequence ATGGAAGAGTATTATATGAAGCTGGCCTTAGATCTTGCGAAGCAGGGCGAAGGACAGACCGAATCCAATCCGCTCGTCGGCGCTGTTGTCGTAAAGGACGGACAAATTGTCGGAATGGGCGCCCATTTAAAATATGGTGAAGCTCATGCAGAAGTTCATGCCATCCATATGGCTGGAGCACATGCAGAGGGTGCCGACATTTACGTTACACTCGAACCGTGCAGCCATTACGGAAAAACACCGCCATGTGCAGAATTGATTATCAACTCTGGTATCAAAAGAGTGTTCGTGGCGATGAGAGATCCTAATCCGCTTGTGGCTGGAAGAGGGATCAGCATGATGAAAGAAGCTGGCATTGAGGTAAGGGAAGGCATCCTGGCAGACCAGGCGGAGAGGCTGAATGAAAAATTTCTGCACTTTATGAGGACAGGCCTTCCGTACGTCACGCTAAAAGCGGCTGCCAGCCTTGACGGCAAGATAGCTACCAGCACGGGTGACAGCAAATGGATCACGTCAGAGGCTGCAAGACAGGATGCTCAGCAATACAGGAAAACACACCAAAGCATTTTAGTCGGAGTTGGCACAGTGAAAGCCGACAATCCGAGCTTAACCTGCAGACTGCCGAATGTAACAAAACAGCCGGTTCGGGTCATACTTGATACCGTACTCTCGATTCCTGAGGACGCTAAAGTGATTTGCGATCAAATAGCGCCGACATGGATTTTTACGACGGCACGCGCAGACGAGGAAAAGAAAAAACGGCTTTCAGCTTTCGGAGTGAACATATTTACACTTGAAACCGAGCGCATTCAAATTCCTGATGTTTTGAAGATCCTAGCGGAAGAAGGCATCATGTCGGTGTATGTGGAAGGCGGTTCAGCTGTTCACGGAAGCTTTGTCAAAGAAGGCTGTTTTCAAGAAATCATCTTCTATTTTGCCCCTAAACTAATCGGAGGAACGCATGCTCCCAGCTTAATCTCCGGTGAAGGTTTTCAATCAATGAAAGATGTCCCCTTATTACAATTCACTGATATAACCCAAATCGGCCGTGATATCAAACTGACGGCAAAACCGACAAAGGAATAG
- the ypuB gene encoding hypothetical protein (Evidence 5: Unknown function): MQVLTGLLEQYGYAVLFIVLMLELLALLGPGEFAGVLVFQEKLNWVLSMLAAGLGSCGSEHVVLDRV; the protein is encoded by the coding sequence ATGCAAGTTTTGACGGGGTTGCTCGAACAGTACGGATATGCCGTCTTGTTTATTGTCTTGATGTTAGAGCTTCTAGCTTTACTTGGACCGGGAGAGTTTGCCGGTGTTCTCGTGTTTCAAGAAAAGTTAAACTGGGTGCTAAGCATGTTAGCGGCCGGATTGGGGAGCTGTGGGAGTGAGCATGTCGTATTGGATCGGGTATAG
- the ypuA gene encoding hypothetical protein (Evidence 3: Putative function from multiple computational evidences; PubMedId: 17434969, 18179421, 24706874; Product type f: factor) translates to MKKIWIGMLAAAVLLLMVPKVSLADAAVGDVIVTLGADLSESDKQKVLDEMNVPDNATTVTVTNKEEHEYLGKYISNAQIGSRAISSSSITIAKKGSGLNVETHNISGITDEMYLNALMTAGVKDAKVYVTAPFEVSGTAALTGLIKAYEVSSDEAISEDVKQVANQELVTTSELGDKIGNENAAALIAKIKEEFAKNGVPDNKADIEKQVDDAASDLNVTLTDSQKNQLVSLFNKMKNADIDWGQVSDQLDKAKDKITKFIESDEGKNFIQKVIDFFVSIWNAIVSIFK, encoded by the coding sequence TTGAAGAAAATTTGGATTGGAATGCTGGCAGCGGCCGTTTTGCTGCTGATGGTTCCGAAGGTCAGTCTCGCGGATGCCGCAGTTGGAGATGTCATTGTAACACTGGGTGCTGATTTGTCAGAATCTGACAAACAAAAAGTGCTTGATGAAATGAATGTCCCTGATAATGCCACAACGGTAACCGTGACCAATAAGGAAGAACATGAATATTTAGGAAAATATATATCGAACGCGCAAATCGGATCGAGAGCGATTTCTTCATCGTCAATCACCATTGCCAAAAAAGGCTCCGGATTGAATGTTGAGACCCATAATATCAGCGGCATCACAGATGAAATGTACCTGAATGCACTGATGACAGCCGGTGTTAAAGATGCGAAGGTGTATGTTACAGCACCGTTTGAAGTATCCGGGACTGCCGCTTTAACTGGATTGATTAAGGCGTATGAAGTTTCTTCTGACGAAGCGATCTCGGAGGATGTTAAGCAGGTCGCCAACCAAGAGCTTGTCACGACATCAGAGCTTGGAGACAAAATCGGTAACGAAAATGCGGCAGCCCTGATTGCAAAAATCAAAGAAGAGTTTGCTAAAAACGGGGTGCCTGATAATAAAGCTGACATCGAAAAACAAGTGGATGACGCAGCTTCTGATTTAAACGTCACACTTACAGACAGCCAAAAGAATCAGCTTGTCTCCCTATTCAATAAGATGAAAAACGCTGACATTGACTGGGGACAGGTCAGTGACCAGCTAGATAAAGCGAAAGATAAGATTACGAAATTCATAGAATCAGATGAAGGCAAAAACTTCATCCAGAAAGTCATTGATTTCTTCGTATCTATCTGGAATGCGATTGTATCTATATTCAAATAA
- the ypzJ gene encoding hypothetical protein (Evidence 4: Unknown function but conserved in other organisms), producing MNNKGCIKCGSTEAGQKEIATTGTGLSKLFDVQHNRFLVVYCKNCGYSEFYNKESSTAGNILDLFFGG from the coding sequence ATGAACAACAAAGGCTGTATAAAATGCGGTAGTACTGAAGCCGGACAAAAAGAAATAGCTACAACCGGCACGGGATTATCAAAGCTGTTTGACGTGCAGCATAACCGATTTCTAGTGGTTTACTGTAAGAACTGCGGATATTCAGAGTTTTATAATAAAGAGTCTTCAACTGCCGGGAATATATTGGATTTATTTTTTGGAGGCTGA
- the spoVAF gene encoding stage V sporulation protein AF (Evidence 1a: Function from experimental evidences in the studied strain; PubMedId: 16077113, 17573930, 24682327, 26604257; Product type cp: cell process), translating to MPDHKEEKIRVYRNPAKNEEYFKNRVGMGTSYDVGVRKLTILDKEIQLYYLNGLCDTAYIIHLMRELVAINNRKEDPDELVDIVENRLLNAQVEKVKTLDETTDQVLSGLVAVIVEGAGFAFIIDVRSYPGRNPEEPDTEKVVRGARDGFVENIVVNTALLRRRIRDERLRVKMTKVGERSKTDLSICYIEDIADPDLVEIVEKEIASIDVDGLTMADKTVEEFIVNQSYNPFPLVRYTERPDVAANHVLEGHVIIIVDTSPSVIITPTTLFHHVQHAEEYRQAPSVGTFLRWVRFFGILASTLFLPIWFLFVLQPDLLPDNMKFIGLNKDTHIPIILQIFLADLGIEFLRMAAIHTPTALSTAMGLIAAVLIGQIAIEVGLFSPEVILYVSLAAIGTFTTPSYELSLANKMSRLVLMILVALFHIKGLVIGFTVLIIAMASIKSLQTPYLWPLIPFNGKALWQVLVRTAKPGAKVRPSIVHPKNRLRQPTNS from the coding sequence ATGCCGGACCACAAGGAAGAGAAAATTCGGGTTTATCGGAATCCAGCTAAAAATGAAGAGTATTTCAAAAACCGTGTTGGGATGGGGACGAGCTATGATGTAGGTGTTCGCAAGCTCACGATTTTAGATAAAGAGATCCAGCTTTACTATCTAAATGGATTATGCGATACAGCCTATATTATTCATTTAATGAGAGAGCTTGTTGCCATTAACAATCGGAAAGAAGACCCTGATGAGCTGGTCGACATCGTCGAAAACAGGCTGCTTAACGCCCAGGTCGAAAAAGTAAAAACCTTGGATGAAACCACCGACCAAGTGCTGTCCGGGCTCGTCGCTGTCATTGTTGAAGGTGCAGGCTTCGCATTTATAATTGATGTCAGAAGCTATCCGGGCAGAAACCCGGAAGAACCTGATACGGAAAAGGTGGTCAGGGGAGCCAGAGACGGATTTGTTGAAAATATCGTCGTCAATACGGCCCTTCTCAGAAGGCGGATCAGAGACGAACGCCTTCGAGTCAAGATGACTAAAGTTGGTGAGCGGTCAAAGACGGATTTAAGCATTTGTTATATAGAAGATATAGCTGATCCGGATCTGGTTGAGATCGTAGAAAAAGAAATTGCATCCATTGATGTCGATGGATTAACAATGGCAGACAAAACTGTCGAGGAATTCATTGTTAATCAAAGCTATAATCCTTTTCCGCTCGTGCGCTATACAGAAAGACCGGATGTGGCCGCAAATCATGTTCTAGAAGGCCATGTTATCATTATAGTGGACACATCGCCGAGTGTGATCATTACCCCGACGACTTTATTTCACCATGTGCAGCATGCTGAAGAATATAGGCAGGCGCCTTCAGTCGGGACCTTTTTAAGATGGGTAAGATTTTTCGGTATTCTTGCTTCTACTTTATTTCTTCCGATCTGGTTTCTCTTTGTGCTTCAGCCTGATCTGCTCCCGGACAACATGAAATTTATCGGTTTAAATAAAGATACGCATATCCCGATCATCCTGCAGATATTTTTAGCTGACTTAGGAATCGAGTTTCTCAGAATGGCTGCCATTCACACACCGACGGCTTTATCGACAGCAATGGGTTTAATTGCCGCTGTTCTGATCGGGCAGATTGCGATTGAGGTCGGCCTTTTTTCTCCTGAGGTGATTCTGTACGTCTCACTTGCGGCGATTGGAACCTTTACGACGCCTAGTTATGAATTAAGCTTGGCAAACAAAATGAGCCGTCTTGTCCTCATGATACTCGTTGCTTTATTTCATATAAAAGGGCTCGTCATCGGATTTACAGTGCTAATTATTGCCATGGCAAGCATCAAATCCCTTCAGACACCGTACTTATGGCCGCTGATTCCCTTTAACGGAAAGGCGCTGTGGCAGGTTCTTGTCCGCACAGCGAAACCTGGCGCAAAAGTAAGACCCAGCATCGTTCACCCCAAAAATCGCTTAAGGCAGCCTACCAATTCATAA
- the sipS gene encoding type I signal peptidase (Evidence 1a: Function from experimental evidences in the studied strain; PubMedId: 8282190, 9325333, 9694797, 9823656, 10198007, 10336490, 10982814, 11004175, 11309398, 15502345; Product type e: enzyme) produces MKSENVSKKKSILEWAKAIVIAVVLALLIRNFIFAPYVVDGDSMYPTLHNRERVFVNMTVKYIGEFDRGDIVVLNGDDVHYVKRIIGLPGDTVEMKNDQLYINGKKVDEPYLAANKKRAKQDGFDHLTDDFGPVKVPDNKYFVMGDNRRNSMDSRNGLGLFTKKQIAGTSKFVFYPFNEMRKTN; encoded by the coding sequence TTGAAATCAGAAAATGTTTCGAAGAAAAAGTCAATATTAGAATGGGCAAAAGCAATTGTGATTGCTGTCGTTCTTGCTTTGCTCATCCGCAACTTTATTTTTGCGCCGTATGTCGTTGATGGTGACTCTATGTATCCTACACTTCACAACCGTGAAAGGGTTTTTGTTAATATGACAGTCAAATACATCGGCGAGTTTGATAGAGGAGACATCGTCGTGTTAAACGGAGATGATGTTCACTATGTCAAACGTATTATCGGCCTTCCCGGCGATACGGTTGAGATGAAAAATGACCAGCTCTATATCAACGGGAAAAAGGTGGACGAACCTTATTTGGCGGCTAATAAAAAGAGAGCGAAACAGGACGGTTTTGACCATTTGACCGATGATTTCGGCCCGGTTAAAGTGCCTGATAACAAGTATTTTGTGATGGGTGACAATCGTCGCAATTCCATGGACAGCCGTAACGGCCTTGGCCTCTTCACGAAAAAACAAATTGCGGGTACGTCAAAGTTTGTTTTCTACCCGTTTAACGAAATGCGCAAAACAAATTAG
- the ppiB gene encoding peptidyl-prolyl isomerase (Evidence 1a: Function from experimental evidences in the studied strain; PubMedId: 8639516, 9063446, 9748346, 25184565; Product type e: enzyme), which yields MKTGYFLLEDGNKIEFELYPEAAPGTVANFEKLANEGFYDGLTFHRVIPGFVSQGGCPHGTGTGGPGYTIKCETEGNPHTHEAGALSMAHAGKDTGGSQFFIVHEPQPHLNGVHTVFGKVTSGLEFAKNMSNGDVMKEVRVEG from the coding sequence TTGAAAACAGGTTACTTTTTATTAGAAGACGGGAACAAAATTGAATTTGAACTTTATCCTGAAGCTGCACCTGGAACTGTTGCAAACTTTGAAAAGCTTGCGAACGAAGGCTTTTATGACGGGCTTACATTCCACCGAGTGATCCCTGGCTTCGTCAGCCAAGGCGGATGCCCGCACGGAACTGGTACAGGCGGTCCGGGATACACAATCAAATGTGAAACAGAAGGCAACCCGCATACACATGAGGCGGGCGCACTTTCTATGGCACATGCCGGAAAAGACACTGGCGGCAGCCAATTTTTCATCGTTCATGAGCCACAGCCTCATTTGAACGGTGTTCACACTGTATTTGGTAAAGTAACAAGCGGATTAGAATTCGCGAAAAACATGTCTAATGGCGATGTCATGAAAGAAGTTCGTGTAGAAGGCTAA
- the spoVAEB gene encoding spore germinant protein (Evidence 1a: Function from experimental evidences in the studied strain; PubMedId: 17573930, 26604257, 27105070; Product type cp: cell process): MDYLLAFVCGGAICIVGQLLLDIFKLTPAHVMTSFVVIGAILDGFGIYDKFIEFAGGGATVPIVSFGHSLLHGAMHQAHIHGFIGIGMGIFELTSAGISAAILFAFIVAVIFKPKG, translated from the coding sequence ATGGACTACCTTTTGGCTTTTGTCTGCGGCGGGGCCATCTGTATCGTCGGCCAGCTGCTCTTGGATATTTTTAAATTGACGCCAGCTCATGTCATGACATCATTTGTTGTAATCGGTGCAATATTAGATGGTTTCGGCATTTACGATAAATTTATTGAATTTGCCGGAGGAGGCGCCACCGTTCCGATCGTCAGCTTCGGTCACAGTCTTCTGCACGGCGCCATGCATCAGGCGCATATACACGGATTTATCGGAATCGGCATGGGGATTTTTGAGCTGACCTCGGCCGGTATCTCAGCCGCTATTCTTTTCGCCTTTATCGTAGCTGTTATTTTCAAACCGAAAGGATAA
- the ypzC gene encoding hypothetical protein (Evidence 5: Unknown function) yields the protein MFIYCIPLISQSMIPMALDKTINVMKVTGMFAATYFTGDNRTPFFAFIICLKSFKLENMDQPPKNKSNIFPAVEDSLL from the coding sequence TTGTTCATTTACTGCATTCCATTGATCTCCCAGTCCATGATACCCATGGCACTTGACAAAACAATTAACGTCATGAAGGTTACTGGAATGTTTGCGGCAACCTATTTCACAGGTGATAACCGCACCCCGTTTTTTGCTTTCATAATATGTTTAAAATCATTCAAGCTCGAAAACATGGATCAGCCTCCAAAAAATAAATCCAATATATTCCCGGCAGTTGAAGACTCTTTATTATAA
- the spoVAD gene encoding stage V sporulation protein AD (uptake of pyridine-2,6-dicarboxylic acid) (Evidence 1a: Function from experimental evidences in the studied strain; PubMedId: 16077113, 22328679, 26604257, 27105070; Product type cp: cell process): MKLTGKQTWVFEHPIFVNSAGTAAGPKEKDGPLGSLFDKTYDEMHCNQKSWEMAERQLMEDAVNVALQKNNLTKDDIDLLLAGDLLNQNVTANYVARHLKIPFLCMFGACSTSMETVAVASALVDGGFAKRALAATSSHNATAERQFRYPTEYGGQKPDTATSTVTGSGAVVISQTPGDIQITSATVGKVSDLGITDPFDMGSAMAPAAADTIKQHFKDLNRTADDYDLILTGDLSGVGSPIVKDILKEDGYPVGTKHDDCGLLIYTPDQQVFAGGSGCACSAVVTYSHIFKQLREGKLNRVFVVATGALLSPTMIQQKETIPTIAHGVVFERAGGAS, encoded by the coding sequence ATGAAATTAACAGGAAAGCAAACCTGGGTATTTGAACATCCCATATTTGTCAACTCAGCGGGAACGGCAGCAGGACCAAAGGAAAAAGACGGACCGCTTGGCTCTTTATTTGATAAAACCTATGACGAAATGCATTGTAATCAAAAAAGCTGGGAAATGGCGGAACGGCAGCTGATGGAAGACGCTGTTAATGTTGCACTTCAAAAAAACAATCTGACAAAAGATGATATTGACCTATTGCTGGCAGGCGACTTGCTGAACCAAAACGTGACGGCTAACTATGTGGCAAGACACTTGAAAATCCCATTTCTTTGTATGTTTGGCGCCTGTTCAACATCAATGGAAACAGTGGCTGTCGCATCAGCCTTAGTTGATGGAGGGTTTGCCAAAAGGGCACTCGCTGCCACCAGCAGTCACAATGCAACTGCGGAAAGACAGTTTCGCTATCCGACAGAATACGGAGGCCAAAAACCGGACACTGCTACCTCCACTGTAACCGGAAGCGGTGCAGTTGTCATCAGTCAGACACCGGGTGATATCCAAATCACAAGTGCGACTGTCGGGAAGGTTTCTGATTTAGGAATTACAGATCCTTTTGATATGGGATCGGCTATGGCTCCGGCTGCAGCTGATACGATTAAGCAGCACTTTAAAGATCTCAACCGGACAGCGGATGACTATGATCTAATCCTGACAGGTGACCTGTCAGGCGTCGGTTCTCCAATCGTAAAAGACATTTTAAAAGAAGATGGATATCCAGTCGGCACAAAGCATGATGATTGCGGGCTTCTGATTTACACTCCGGATCAGCAGGTCTTTGCCGGGGGGAGCGGCTGTGCTTGTTCAGCGGTTGTCACCTACTCTCATATTTTTAAGCAGCTGAGAGAAGGAAAACTAAACCGTGTATTTGTCGTGGCGACCGGGGCGCTATTAAGCCCGACGATGATCCAGCAAAAAGAAACCATCCCGACTATCGCCCACGGGGTTGTATTTGAGCGTGCAGGAGGTGCATCTTAA
- the ypuD gene encoding hypothetical protein (Evidence 4: Unknown function but conserved in other organisms) produces MGRIKTKITILLVLLLLLAGGYMYINDIELKDVPTAIGQTLSSEEEEYTIQEYKVTKIDGSEYHGVAENGTKIIFNGKKLNQDLSDIKEGDKIKAYFSKSKRIDGLIKVAKVND; encoded by the coding sequence ATGGGAAGAATAAAAACCAAGATTACCATTCTGTTAGTGCTTTTGCTTTTACTTGCAGGCGGTTATATGTACATAAATGATATTGAGCTGAAGGATGTTCCGACAGCAATTGGACAAACCTTGTCCTCGGAAGAAGAGGAATACACCATCCAGGAATATAAAGTGACGAAAATTGACGGCTCAGAGTATCATGGAGTAGCAGAAAACGGAACGAAAATCATCTTCAACGGAAAAAAATTAAATCAGGATTTATCTGATATAAAAGAAGGTGACAAGATTAAGGCTTACTTCAGCAAATCAAAGCGGATCGACGGATTAATCAAGGTTGCAAAAGTGAATGATTAA